The Microbacterium sp. LWO12-1.2 genome includes a window with the following:
- a CDS encoding GNAT family N-acetyltransferase, which yields MQFEPGDRRRVLPRHLRPAAPVEVFSYTIRPVRAADLPHVREIYNHFVSNSAVTLDERRSSIPYWREKFALLTRLNLPFLVAVSPAGVVLGYALAQPWAGKNAYRYTVEDSIYLGPGAGGKGLGAALLQALIDACEQIGIREMVAVISDSGAEASIRLHAKLGFEEAGRMGRVGYKFGRELGTVYMRRALRPSGRRRGLFSSSRGR from the coding sequence ATGCAGTTCGAACCGGGGGACCGACGCCGCGTGCTGCCGCGTCATCTGCGCCCTGCTGCTCCGGTCGAGGTCTTCTCCTACACGATCCGCCCCGTCAGAGCCGCGGACCTCCCACACGTCCGCGAGATCTACAACCACTTCGTGAGCAACTCCGCCGTCACTCTCGACGAGCGGCGCAGCAGCATCCCGTACTGGCGCGAGAAGTTCGCGCTGCTCACGCGGCTGAATCTGCCGTTCCTCGTCGCCGTCTCGCCGGCCGGCGTGGTGCTGGGCTACGCGCTGGCGCAGCCGTGGGCGGGCAAGAACGCCTACCGCTACACCGTGGAGGACTCGATCTACCTCGGCCCTGGCGCTGGGGGCAAGGGGCTCGGAGCCGCCCTGCTGCAGGCGTTGATCGACGCCTGCGAGCAGATCGGCATCCGCGAGATGGTCGCCGTCATCAGCGACAGCGGCGCGGAGGCCTCCATCCGCCTGCACGCCAAGCTCGGTTTCGAAGAGGCTGGCCGGATGGGCCGCGTCGGCTACAAGTTCGGGCGCGAGCTCGGCACGGTCTACATGCGACGCGCGTTGCGTCCGAGCGGTCGGCGCCGCGGGCTCTTCTCCTCGAGTCGCGGGCGCTAG